Proteins encoded in a region of the Ornithodoros turicata isolate Travis chromosome 3, ASM3712646v1, whole genome shotgun sequence genome:
- the LOC135388066 gene encoding protein BTG2-like, with translation MRLEIRSASDFLMNILRLGRNLEPRLLDIFRGSIEDLLRHHYQHHWFPERPTKGSAYRCIRINHKMDPLIAKAGKVCGLEEASLRELFPNELTLWVDPREVSYRIGENGSICVLYDGSGNSNSSSTSSSNGYSNNSLTASPHGALSYHHNSHTLSSNHHLHHHPYGSERFSRPGCKASSWDPFVADPRNLNFESLATYVSS, from the coding sequence ATGCGTCTGGAAATCAGGAGTGCCTCGGACTTCCTCATGAACATCCTCCGCTTGGGACGTAACTTGGAGCCCCGTCTCCTGGACATCTTCCGCGGATCTATCGAGGACCTCCTACGACACCATTACCAGCACCATTGGTTTCCCGAACGGCCCACCAAAGGCTCCGCTTACCGCTGCATTCGTATCAACCACAAGATGGATCCCTTAATCGCTAAAGCGGGCAAGGTATGCGGCTTAGAAGAAGCTAGTCTCCGCGAGCTGTTCCCCAACGAGCTGACCCTCTGGGTGGATCCCCGAGAGGTCTCTTATCGAATCGGTGAGAACGGTTCCATCTGCGTGCTCTACGACGGGTCTGGTAACAGCAACTCTTCAAGCACAAGCAGCAGCAACGGTTATAGCAACAACTCCCTGACGGCATCACCTCATGGAGCGTTGTCTTACCACCATAACAGCCACACCTTGTCAAGTAACCATCACCTTCACCACCATCCGTATGGCAGCGAGCGGTTCTCCCGTCCTGGTTGCAAGGCCAGTTCGTGGGACCCCTTTGTCGCAGATCCACGCAACCTCAACTTCGAGTCCCTGGCCACTTACGTATCCAGTTAA